One window of the Oncorhynchus mykiss isolate Arlee chromosome 5, USDA_OmykA_1.1, whole genome shotgun sequence genome contains the following:
- the lrrtm4l1 gene encoding leucine rich repeat transmembrane neuronal 4 like 1 — protein MGSKLCDGRLAHLPLLLLLVLQALLLLCSGERTCPHSCRCEGKIVHCESAGFSDVPENISVGCQGLSLRYNDLHTLLPYQFAHLNQILWLYLDHNQISALDSRAFQGVRRLKELILSSNKISQLHNATFHGVPNLRSLDLSYNKLQMLQPGQFHGLRKLQNLHLRSNGLTNIPIRAFLECRSLEFLDLGYNRLRALTRTTFLGLQRLMELHLEHNQFSRINFFLFPRLANLRGLYLQWNRIRAVNQGLPWSWHTLQKLDLSGNEIQTLDPAVFHCLPNLQILNLESNKLSNVSQEAVSAWISLTSISLAGNVWECGTGICPLVAWLRNFRGAKDTTMICSSPKHLQGDKIMEATRNNGICEETDYFQTETPSPTPDFIETTPDPTPAPTSPPPPLPPPTTLAPLPPPRPQPLPRPTFPSRVGIDPRDSPPQAPPSLRSLVVTQPPELELMSFHKVVVGSVALFFSMSLILTVIYVSWRRYPNAARLLQQSSVVGRKRRKKSPEPEQNLSSQLQEYYMSYNPAATPEGLEVLGNGTGSCTCISGSRECENEYTCPRPLPGAWLGDVPTIH, from the coding sequence GTTCTAAGCTGTGTGATGGACGACTGGCGCACCTCCCACTCCTCCTGCTCCTCGTCCTCCAGGCCctgctgctgctctgctctggtgAACGCACCTGCCCCCACAGCTGCCGTTGTGAGGGGAAAATCGTCCATTGCGAGTCAGCTGGCTTCTCAGATGTCCCTGAGAACATCTCAGTGGGCTGCCAAGGCCTCTCTCTCCGCTACAATGACCTGCACACACTGCTCCCCTACCAGTTTGCCCACCTCAACCAAATCCTCTGGCTCTACCTGGACCACAACCAGATCTCTGCTCTAGATAGCCGGGCCTTCCAGGGGGTCCGCAGGCTTAAAGAGCTGATCCTCAGCTCCAACAAGATCTCTCAGCTCCACAATGCCACCTTCCACGGAGTGCCCAACCTCCGCAGCCTGGACCTGTCCTACAACAAGCTGCAGATGCTGCAGCCGGGGCAGTTCCACGGCCTGAGGAAGCTGCAGAACCTCCACCTCCGCTCAAACGGCCTCACCAACATCCCCATCCGGGCCTTCCTGGAATGTCGCAGCCTGGAGTTTCTGGACCTGGGCTACAACCGTCTCCGGGCCCTCACCAGGACCACTTTCCTGGGGCTGCAGAGGCTCATGGAGCTGCACCTGGAGCACAACCAGTTCTCCCGGATCAACTTCTTTCTGTTTCCACGTCTTGCTAACCTGCGGGGGCTCTATCTGCAGTGGAACCGCATCCGAGCAGTCAACCAGGGCCTGCCCTGGAGCTGGCACACGCTGCAGAAACTGGACTTGTCTGGCAACGAGATCCAGACCCTGGACCCAGCCGTATTCCACTGCCTGCCCAACCTACAGATCCTCAATCTGGAGTCCAACAAACTGTCCAACGTGTCCCAGGAGGCAGTGTCTGCCTGGATATCCCTGACCTCCATCAGCCTGGCGGGTAACGTGTGGGAATGTGGGACAGGCATCTGCCCACTGGTGGCTTGGCTGAGAAACTTTCGAGGCGCTAAAGACACCACCATGATATGCAGCAGCCCAAAGCATCTCCAGGGAGACAAGATCATGGAGGCTACGAGGAACAATGGAATTTGTGAGGAAACAGACTACTTCCAGACAGAAACTCCTTCCCCGACACCAGATTTCATTGAGACAACACCCGACCCAACCCCTGCTCCCACCAGCccccctccacccctgcctccaccTACCACCCTGGCCCCCCTGCCCCCACCTCGGCCTCAGCCCCTTCCCCGCCCGACCTTCCCAAGCCGGGTAGGAATTGATCCCAGAGACTCCCCTCCCCAGGCTCCACCCTCCCTCCGCAGCCTGGTGGTGACTCAGCCCCCAGAGCTGGAGCTCATGTCCTTCCACAAGGTAGTGGTGGGCAGTGTGGCGCTCTTCTTCTCCATGTCGCTCATCCTGACCGTCATCTATGTGTCGTGGAGGCGCTACCCGAACGCTGCACGACTCCTGCAGCAGAGCTCCGTGGTGGGCCGCAAGCGACGGAAAAAGAGCCCCGAGCCAGAGCAGAACCTGAGCTCCCAGCTGCAGGAATATTACATGAGCTACAACCCGGCTGCCACCCCGGAGGGTTTGGAGGTGCTCGGCAACGGGACTGGGTCCTGCACCTGCATCTCTGGCTCCAGGGAATGCGAG